One genomic region from Quercus robur chromosome 4, dhQueRobu3.1, whole genome shotgun sequence encodes:
- the LOC126720312 gene encoding TMV resistance protein N-like isoform X2, whose amino-acid sequence MASVDTVNASSSSLPFNNVFSEDRKKYDVFLSFRGSDTRNNFTDLLFAGMNQKGISTFRDAERFERGKSIAEELFIAIEEAKFAVVILSRNYASSRWCLAEVTKIVECMEKKKLIVLPIFHYVDPHDVRNQRGAFADAFAKHEERFKDSTEVVSLWRYALTKVANIPGWVLNYGDPESQLIDEFIESLCNLSNQMPEDGSTNWDLPPRFDDSPDEADDDADEMVQDYVADLPLEAHVVPDDVADVPQEAHVVEDHVANLPQECAICVTNARGMAFLCGHTTCVECGERLDRCPICRERIIYRIRLFLE is encoded by the exons ATGGCTTCTGTGGACACAGTAAACGCTTCCTCCTCCTCTCTTCCCTTTAACAATGTCTTTTCTGAAGACAGAAAGAAATACGATGTCTTTCTCAGTTTCAGAGGCAGCGACACCCGCAATAACTTTACAGACCTTCTATTCGCTGGGATGAATCAGAAAGGCATATCCACATTTAGGGATGCTGAACGGTTCGAACGAGGAAAATCCATTGCTGAGGAGCTATTCATAGCAATAGAAGAAGCAAAATTTGCTGTCGTCATTCTCTCGAGAAACTACGCTTCTTCCCGTTGGTGCTTGGCTGAAGTAACAAAAATCGTTGAATGTATGGAAAAGAAGAAGCTGATAGTTCTGCCAATTTTCCATTATGTGGATCCTCATGATGTGCGGAATCAGAGAGGGGCTTTCGCTGATGCCTTTGCCAAACATGAAGAGCGTTTCAAAGATAGCACAGAGGTTGTGTCTTTGTGGAGATATGCTTTGACAAAAGTTGCTAATATTCCTGGATGGGTTTTAAACTACGG CGATCCGGAGTCGCAATTGATTGATGAGTTTATCGAATCACTCTGCAACCTCAGCAATCAGATGCCGGAAGATGGTTCCACCAATTGGGATTTACCACCAAGATTTGATGATTCACCAGATGAAGCAGATGATGATGCAGATGAGATGGTGCAGGATTATGTAGCTGATTTGCCACTG GAAGCTCATGTGGTACCAGATGATGTAGCTGATGTGCCACAG GAAGCTCATGTGGTGGAGGATCATGTTGCTAATTTGCCACAG GAATGCGCAATTTGTGTCACTAATGCAAGGGGCATGGCTTTTCTCTGTGGGCACACG ACATGTGTGGAATGTGGGGAAAGATTGGACAGATGTCCCATTTGCCGGGAACGGATCATTTACCGTATCAGGTTGTTCTTGGAGTGA
- the LOC126720312 gene encoding TMV resistance protein N-like isoform X1 has product MASVDTVNASSSSLPFNNVFSEDRKKYDVFLSFRGSDTRNNFTDLLFAGMNQKGISTFRDAERFERGKSIAEELFIAIEEAKFAVVILSRNYASSRWCLAEVTKIVECMEKKKLIVLPIFHYVDPHDVRNQRGAFADAFAKHEERFKDSTEVVSLWRYALTKVANIPGWVLNYGDPESQLIDEFIESLCNLSNQMPEDGSTNWDLPPRFDDSPDEADDDADEMVQDYVADLPLEAHVVPDDVADVPQEAHVVEDHVANLPQEAHVVEDHHVANLQQECAICVTNARGMAFLCGHTTCVECGERLDRCPICRERIIYRIRLFLE; this is encoded by the exons ATGGCTTCTGTGGACACAGTAAACGCTTCCTCCTCCTCTCTTCCCTTTAACAATGTCTTTTCTGAAGACAGAAAGAAATACGATGTCTTTCTCAGTTTCAGAGGCAGCGACACCCGCAATAACTTTACAGACCTTCTATTCGCTGGGATGAATCAGAAAGGCATATCCACATTTAGGGATGCTGAACGGTTCGAACGAGGAAAATCCATTGCTGAGGAGCTATTCATAGCAATAGAAGAAGCAAAATTTGCTGTCGTCATTCTCTCGAGAAACTACGCTTCTTCCCGTTGGTGCTTGGCTGAAGTAACAAAAATCGTTGAATGTATGGAAAAGAAGAAGCTGATAGTTCTGCCAATTTTCCATTATGTGGATCCTCATGATGTGCGGAATCAGAGAGGGGCTTTCGCTGATGCCTTTGCCAAACATGAAGAGCGTTTCAAAGATAGCACAGAGGTTGTGTCTTTGTGGAGATATGCTTTGACAAAAGTTGCTAATATTCCTGGATGGGTTTTAAACTACGG CGATCCGGAGTCGCAATTGATTGATGAGTTTATCGAATCACTCTGCAACCTCAGCAATCAGATGCCGGAAGATGGTTCCACCAATTGGGATTTACCACCAAGATTTGATGATTCACCAGATGAAGCAGATGATGATGCAGATGAGATGGTGCAGGATTATGTAGCTGATTTGCCACTG GAAGCTCATGTGGTACCAGATGATGTAGCTGATGTGCCACAG GAAGCTCATGTGGTGGAGGATCATGTTGCTAATTTGCCACAG GAAGCTCATGTGGTAGAGGATCATCATGTTGCTAATTTGCAACAG GAATGCGCAATTTGTGTCACTAATGCAAGGGGCATGGCTTTTCTCTGTGGGCACACG ACATGTGTGGAATGTGGGGAAAGATTGGACAGATGTCCCATTTGCCGGGAACGGATCATTTACCGTATCAGGTTGTTCTTGGAGTGA